The following coding sequences lie in one Myxococcus xanthus genomic window:
- a CDS encoding TolC family protein codes for MNALLLAALLSHASSLLLAQAGPGTDAGVEPPATRAPVLSPETPEPPRFPVSDPLLEPIPPAEMQVATWDEALHLLRQRSTSLYTALAQVESAAGVQRIALAALLPTLTGTVSVQYNVLNPNATPLLGGGGGGGGGVGGGIGGGIGGDVGGAQSPGLTRPPFLGLLNATQPLFNLPSIIALGTAREARRTANLSLAETRRQLTSALAQSLVLVAAQERMAEVNRVNLRTALERLALTERRFELGAGTRLDVVRVQQDTETARNLVVLGDETLRKARETLGLVLGIPQGVGLVRGVQLETLLQHSRRDCQQLESLDRRADIAVARSRRTLAERQVSEVKARYAPTLALTSTTLALTVEEGFVTVPVWNIGASLVLPFWDGGAREGQLWQTRAGVEVAKQGLVELERTASVEVLQARRAVQVADAAARIAGRGRALAEENDRLTRRSFEVGTGTSLELIQTASDLRQAELLLVVREFELEQARVAAFLTEAACDW; via the coding sequence ATGAATGCCCTGCTGCTCGCAGCCCTGCTGTCCCACGCCTCCAGCCTCCTGCTGGCCCAGGCGGGCCCCGGCACCGACGCGGGCGTGGAGCCACCCGCGACCCGCGCTCCCGTCCTCTCCCCGGAGACACCCGAGCCGCCGCGGTTCCCGGTGTCCGACCCGCTGCTGGAGCCCATTCCCCCGGCCGAGATGCAGGTGGCGACCTGGGACGAGGCGCTGCACCTGCTGCGTCAACGCTCCACCAGCCTGTACACCGCGCTGGCCCAGGTGGAGTCCGCGGCGGGCGTGCAGCGAATCGCCCTGGCCGCATTGCTGCCCACGCTCACCGGCACTGTCTCCGTCCAGTACAACGTGCTCAATCCCAACGCGACGCCGCTCCTGGGTGGTGGCGGCGGTGGCGGCGGCGGCGTGGGAGGCGGTATCGGCGGGGGCATTGGCGGCGACGTCGGAGGCGCCCAGTCACCGGGCCTCACCCGCCCGCCTTTCCTGGGACTGCTGAACGCCACCCAGCCCCTGTTCAACCTCCCGTCCATCATCGCGCTGGGCACCGCGCGCGAGGCCCGGCGCACCGCCAACCTGTCGCTGGCGGAGACGCGGCGCCAGCTCACCAGCGCGCTGGCCCAGTCACTGGTGCTCGTCGCCGCGCAGGAGCGGATGGCCGAGGTCAACCGCGTCAACCTGCGCACCGCCCTGGAGCGGCTGGCCCTCACGGAGCGCCGCTTCGAGCTGGGCGCGGGCACGCGGCTGGACGTGGTGCGCGTGCAGCAGGACACGGAGACGGCGCGCAACCTCGTCGTCCTGGGGGACGAGACCCTGCGCAAGGCCCGTGAGACGCTGGGACTGGTGCTGGGCATTCCTCAAGGCGTGGGCCTGGTCCGGGGCGTCCAGTTGGAGACCCTGCTCCAGCACTCGCGGCGGGACTGTCAGCAACTGGAGTCGCTCGACCGGCGCGCGGACATCGCGGTGGCGCGCTCGCGGCGCACGCTGGCCGAGCGGCAGGTGTCGGAAGTGAAGGCGCGTTATGCCCCGACGCTCGCGCTGACCAGCACCACCCTGGCCCTCACCGTGGAAGAGGGCTTCGTGACGGTGCCGGTGTGGAACATCGGCGCCAGCCTGGTGCTGCCCTTCTGGGATGGCGGCGCGCGTGAGGGCCAACTGTGGCAGACGCGCGCGGGCGTGGAGGTGGCGAAGCAGGGGCTGGTGGAGCTGGAGCGCACGGCCTCGGTGGAGGTGCTGCAGGCACGGCGCGCCGTACAGGTGGCGGACGCGGCCGCGCGCATCGCGGGCCGGGGACGCGCCCTGGCCGAGGAGAACGACCGGCTCACCCGGCGCAGCTTCGAGGTGGGAACGGGAACCAGCCTGGAGCTCATCCAGACAGCGTCGGACCTCCGCCAGGCGGAGTTGCTGCTGGTGGTGCGCGAGTTCGAGCTGGAGCAGGCGCGGGTCGCGGCGTTCCTCACGGAGGCGGCATGCGATTGGTGA
- a CDS encoding efflux RND transporter periplasmic adaptor subunit encodes MRLVRTWSTGLAVLLLAGCRSQGDSGPQGGQAATNQPMPVEVERLVPAEVRESNEYLGALISRSSITVYPQVAGYVKAIPLEPGARVEQGEVLLVVDPRRESAGLRATQAQQAAAMAQREYAQQTRKRSEQLLKEGLQSRQDYDQAVAQALQAEASARAIEAQVQAQEVQLGFYEVSAPFAGIVGDYPVNVGDFVTQQTALTTLDQSNTLELSVQIPVERAGTVRVGTTPVEVLDPEGRLVVSAPVFFVAPTPNATTQLVEIRGVFENTVGLRAGQFVRARVVYATREALRVPTSAVTRISSQSFVFVVQDSDAGTVAQRAPVSLGLVSGNDYEVTGGLDAGTPVVLSGIQMLRDGQPIQPKAPSRKPPQGVGGSGTDGGTPPAQ; translated from the coding sequence ATGCGATTGGTGAGGACGTGGAGCACGGGGCTCGCCGTACTGCTCCTCGCGGGCTGCCGCTCGCAGGGCGACTCGGGGCCGCAGGGGGGCCAAGCGGCCACGAACCAGCCCATGCCGGTGGAGGTGGAGCGCCTGGTCCCCGCCGAGGTGCGCGAGTCCAACGAGTACCTGGGCGCGCTCATCTCCCGCAGCAGCATCACCGTCTATCCGCAGGTCGCCGGCTACGTGAAGGCGATTCCGCTCGAGCCGGGAGCACGCGTCGAACAGGGGGAAGTGCTGCTCGTGGTGGACCCCCGGCGAGAAAGCGCGGGCCTGCGCGCCACCCAGGCGCAGCAAGCCGCCGCCATGGCGCAGCGAGAGTACGCCCAACAGACGCGCAAGCGCAGTGAGCAACTGCTGAAGGAGGGACTCCAGAGCCGCCAGGACTATGACCAGGCGGTGGCGCAGGCACTGCAAGCCGAGGCCAGCGCGCGCGCCATCGAAGCCCAGGTGCAGGCCCAGGAGGTCCAGCTCGGCTTCTACGAAGTGAGCGCGCCCTTCGCCGGCATCGTGGGCGACTACCCGGTGAACGTGGGCGACTTCGTGACGCAGCAGACGGCCCTCACCACACTGGACCAGAGCAACACGCTGGAGCTGTCCGTCCAGATTCCCGTCGAGCGGGCAGGCACCGTCCGGGTGGGCACCACGCCAGTGGAGGTGTTGGACCCAGAGGGCCGGCTCGTGGTGTCGGCACCGGTGTTCTTCGTGGCGCCCACGCCCAACGCCACCACGCAGTTGGTGGAGATACGCGGTGTCTTCGAGAACACCGTGGGCCTGCGCGCCGGACAGTTCGTGCGCGCCCGGGTCGTCTATGCCACGCGGGAGGCTCTGCGCGTCCCGACCTCCGCCGTCACCCGCATCAGCAGCCAGTCCTTCGTCTTCGTGGTGCAGGACTCGGACGCGGGCACCGTGGCGCAGCGGGCGCCGGTGAGCCTGGGCCTCGTCTCCGGCAATGACTACGAGGTGACGGGCGGACTGGACGCGGGCACGCCCGTGGTGCTCAGCGGCATCCAGATGCTCCGCGATGGCCAGCCCATCCAACCCAAGGCCCCCTCGCGCAAGCCACCTCAGGGCGTGGGCGGCAGCGGGACCGACGGCGGCACCCCGCCGGCACAGTGA